A genome region from Carya illinoinensis cultivar Pawnee chromosome 2, C.illinoinensisPawnee_v1, whole genome shotgun sequence includes the following:
- the LOC122300237 gene encoding UDP-glycosyltransferase 75C1-like gives MNNHHHHFLLICCPAQGHLNPTLQLAKRLIDAGAAVTFATTVHGLRQLKTFPSLEGLSYASFSDGFDDGIKPTNDSSHIISEIKRVGSQTLTDLIQRLSDEHRGVTCLIYTVLLQWAAEVARQVGIPSAFFCIPSTAALAIIHHYFNSQDGVFESFGSEPPNSVQLQGLPPFASTELPSFLLPTSPHASIIPSFKEHIRTLEKDPNPCVILNTFAALEGDAIKAVASMNPIALGPLIPSVLFNGKGDQSDASSFQCQLFESSTKDYLNWLNSKQDHSVAYVSFGSMVTMQRKQTEEILHGLIDSGRPFLLVIRSSEPTMEGQESVDHDVVMKRLKEEGQGLVVPWCSQADVLCHHSVGCFVTHCGWNSTLESIGAGVPMVACPHFSDQVTNAKLVEEVWGIGVKAGVDEEGVVRREELKRCLEMVMGGGEKGEEIMRNVKKWKSLALQAVEEGGSSHNDFKLFMEKFR, from the coding sequence ATGaacaaccaccaccaccatttccTTCTCATATGCTGCCCTGCCCAAGGCCACCTCAACCCCACACTACAACTCGCCAAGCGTCTGATAGACGCCGGTGCAGCTGTCACTTTCGCCACTACCGTCCACGGCCTCCGGCAGCTCAAAACCTTCCCTTCCCTCGAGGGTTTATCCTATGCCTCTTTCTCGGATGGTTTCGATGACGGAATCAAGCCCACCAACGACTCCTCACACATCATTTCCGAGATCAAGCGCGTTGGCTCCCAAACACTAACCGACCTGATTCAACGCCTCTCGGACGAGCACCGGGGAGTCACCTGCTTGATCTATACGGTTCTCCTGCAATGGGCTGCTGAAGTCGCACGCCAAGTGGGGATACCTTCTGCGTTTTTCTGCATCCCGTCCACTGCAGCTTTGGCCATAATCCACCATTATTTCAATAGCCAAGACGGTGTGTTTGAGAGCTTTGGTTCTGAGCCTCCCAATTCTGTCCAATTACAAGGTTTACCCCCCTTTGCATCCACAGAATTGCCTTCCTTTCTCTTGCCGACCAGTCCACACGCTTCAATCATCCCTTCCTTTAAAGAACACATCCGGACCCTGGAAAAGGATCCGAATCCATGCGTGATCCTCAACACCTTTGCTGCTCTAGAAGGTGACGCAATCAAAGCAGTCGCTAGTATGAATCCGATAGCACTCGGACCACTGATTCCGTCTGTGTTGTTCAACGGAAAAGGTGACCAATCCGATGCATCTTCTTTTCAATGTCAGTTGTTCGAGAGCAGCACTAAGGATTATCTTAATTGGCTGAACTCAAAGCAAGATCACTCGGTGGCTTATGTGTCTTTCGGAAGCATGGTTACGATGCAGAGAAAGCAAACGGAAGAAATTTTGCATGGACTTATAGATTCAGGCCGACCATTCTTGTTGGTAATACGATCTTCAGAGCCGACGATGGAAGGACAAGAATCAGTTGATCATGATGTGGTAATGAAGAGGTTGAAGGAAGAAGGGCAAGGGTTGGTCGTGCCATGGTGCTCACAAGCGGACGTGCTATGCCACCATTCAGTGGGGTGTTTCGTGACGCATTGCGGTTGGAACTCGACACTGGAAAGTATAGGGGCAGGGGTGCCAATGGTGGCATGTCCACATTTTTCTGACCAAGTTACGAACGCCAAGTTGGTGGAGGAGGTGTGGGGAATAGGTGTTAAAGCAGGGGTGGATGAAGAAGGCGTGGTGAGAAGGGAAGAGCTCAAGAGGTGCTTGGAGATGGTGATGGGAGGTGGAGAGAAAGGGGAAGAGATCATGAGGAATGTCAAGAAATGGAAGAGTTTAGCTTTGCAGGCAGTGGAGGAGGGCGGCTCTTCACACAATGATTTCAAGCTTTTCATGGAAAAGTTCAGGTAA